One segment of Panicum virgatum strain AP13 chromosome 3K, P.virgatum_v5, whole genome shotgun sequence DNA contains the following:
- the LOC120698383 gene encoding zinc transporter 5-like, whose amino-acid sequence MATLPAALRCLLLALAVSLLPCLAAAGCDCSEDATGRDKARALRLKVVAIFCILAGGAAGAAAPALGRRVPALRPGTGLFRAVKAFAGGVILATGLVHILPAAFDALGSPCLATTGPWGRFPFAGMVAMLAAIATLVVDTVATGYFRRTVARKAAAVVDEPPAEPGRCGDGDLEQAADGHHGHAHGMSVLAPAPATAGDDLVRHRVISQVLELGVVVHSLIIGMSLGASDFPSTVRPLVPALTFHQLFEGIGLGGCIVQAKFRLKSVVAMALFFSVTTPVGVAFGIAISSVYDETSPTALVVQGLLEAAAAGILVYMALVDILAEEFMSARVQSRARLQLALNASLLLGAGLMSMLAIWA is encoded by the exons ATGGCCACCCTCCCGGCCGCGCTCCGGTGCCTCCTCCTGGCGCTGGCGGTCTCCCTGCTGccgtgcctcgccgccgcggggtgCGACTGCTCGGAGGACGCGACGGGGCGGGACAAGGCGCGGGCGCTGCGGCTCAAGGTTGTGGCCATCTTCTGCATCCTCGCGGgaggcgccgccggggccgcggcGCCCGCGCTGGGCCGCCGGGTCCCCGCGCTGCGACCGGGCACGGGCCTGTTCCGCGCCGTCAAGGCCTTCGCGGGCGGCGTCATCCTCGCCACGGGGCTCGTCCACATCCTGCCCGCGGCCTTCGACGCGCTGGGCTCGCCGTGTCTCGCGACGACCGGCCCGTGGGGGAGGTTCCCGTTCGCCGGGATGGTCGCCATGCTCGCCGCGATCGCCACGCTCGTCGTGGACACCGTCGCCACGGGGTACTTCCGCCGGACGGTCGCCAGGAAAGCCGCGGCCGTCGTCGACGAGCCCCCCGCGGAGCCCGGGCGCTGCGGGGACGGGGACCTGGAGCAAGCCGCCGACGGGCACCACGGGCACGCGCACGGGATGTCCGTGCTGGCACCCGCGCCTGCCACCGCCGGTGACGACCTCGTGCGCCACCGCGTCATCTCTCAG gtGCTGGAGCTGGGCGTGGTGGTGCACTCGCTGATCATCGGGATGTCGCTGGGTGCCTCGGATTTCCCCAGCACGGTGCGGCCGCTCGTCCCGGCGCTGACGTTCCACCAGCTCTTCGAGGGGATCGGCCTCGGCGGGTGCATTGTCCAG GCCAAGTTTCGCCTCAAATCGGTGGTAGCGATGGCGCTCTTCTTCTCGGTGACGACCCCGGTCGGCGTGGCCTTCGGCATCGCGATATCGTCCGTGTACGACGAGACCAGCCCGACGGCGCTGGTGGTGCAGGGGCTcctcgaggccgcggcggccgggatcCTGGTGTACATGGCGCTGGTGGACATCCTCGCCGAGGAGTTCATGAGCGCCAGGGTGCAGAGCAGGGCGCGGCTGCAGCTCGCGCTGAACGCCTCGCTGCTGCTCGGGGCCGGCTTGATGTCGATGCTAGCCATCTGGGCCTGA
- the LOC120701328 gene encoding zinc transporter 9-like, with the protein MAAGMKLAAFCLLAVASLPLLAVADCECEVSTDEGNDKGRARTLKIVAIFCILVASSAGCAIPSLGRRFPVLRPDTDLFVAVKAFAAGVILATAFVHILPDAFDKLGSPCLVDGPWQKFPFTGLIAMLAAIATLVVDTIATGYFQRAHGAKPAAAAIGDVETSDHHALHGGHGPHGHAHGVASMMVSTSNAADGGGTQLIRHRVIAQVLELGIIVHSVIIGMSVGASESPSTIRPLVAALTFHQFFEGIGLGGCIVQAKFRLKSVLTMALFFSLTMPVGVVIGIGISSAYDENSPRALIIEGVLNAAAAGILNYMALVGLLAEDFMNPRVQNNGRLQVIVNVSLLAGTGLMSMLAIWA; encoded by the exons ATGGCTGCCGGTATGAAGCTTGCCGCCTtctgcctcctcgccgtcgcctcgcTCCCGCTTCTCGCGGTCGCCGACTGCGAATGCGAGGTCTCCACCGACGAAGGCAACGACAAGGGAAGGGCGCGCACGCTCAAGATCGTCGCCATCTTCTGCATCCTCGTCGCGAGCTCCGCCGGCTGCGCGATCCCCTCGCTCGGCCGGAGGTTCCCGGTGCTCCGCCCGGACACCGACCTCTTCGTCGCCGTCAAGGCCTTCGCGGCGGGGGTCATCCTCGCCACGGCGTTCGTGCACATCCTCCCGGACGCCTTCGACAAGCTCGGCTCGCCGTGCCTCGTCGACGGGCCGTGGCAAAAGTTCCCGTTCACGGGCCTCATCGCCATGCTCGCCGCCATCGCCACGCTCGTCGTCGACACGATCGCCACGGGCTACTTCCAGCGCGCGCACGGCGCCAAgcccgccgcagccgccatCGGGGACGTCGAGACCTCAGATCACCATGCGCTGCACGGTGGCCACGGGCCGCACGGCCACGCGCACGGTGTCGCGTCCATGATGGTGTCGACGTCCAacgccgccgacggcggcggcacgcagCTCATCCGCCACCGCGTCATCGCGCAG GTGCTCGAGCTGGGGATCATAGTGCACTCGGTGATCATTGGGATGTCTGTGGGCGCATCTGAGAGTCCCAGCACGATCAGACCGCTTGTGGCAGCGCTGACGTTTCATCAGTTCTTCGAAGGAATAGGGCTTGGAGGATGCATTGTGCAG GCCAAGTTCCGTCTAAAGTCGGTGCTGACAATGGCCCTCTTCTTCTCACTCACCATGCCTGTCGGCGTTGTGATTGGCATCGGGATCTCCTCCGCCTACGACGAGAACAGCCCCAGGGCCCTCATCATCGAAGGGGTCCTCAACGCTGCGGCGGCTGGTATCCTGAACTACATGGCCCTCGTCGGCCTTCTCGCCGAGGACTTCATGAACCCTAGGGTGCAGAACAACGGGAGGCTGCAGGTCATCGTCAACGTGTCGCTGCTGGCCGGGACGGGGCTGATGTCCATGCTTGCTATATGGGCGTGA
- the LOC120698384 gene encoding uncharacterized protein LOC120698384 — MSQEEKNARKLRLREARQKKKEFQNPMETNSSRAPLGNLTNHTNGGAESAPDSQSAMNDIKQQRREMDRARYAAMSQEEKNARNLKLREARQKNKEYQNPMETNCSRAPFGDLTNHTNGGVKGAPNSPSANNDSKTSKQERDRARYAVMYQEEKNARNLRLREARRKNKGARCIPKLWCYKYITCNNGCNLDGSRFQGSYKFVGHFNIFLMFFNFGFGVCLLVMI; from the exons ATGTCTCAAGAAGAGAAGAATGCAAGAAAATTAAGGCTGCGTGAAGCACGTCAAAAAAAGAAAG AATTTCAGAATCCTATGGAAACAAACAGTTCTCGTGCTCCATTGGGAAATTTGACAAACCACACTAATGGAG GGGCTGAGAGCGCACCCGATTCACAGTCAGCAATGAATGACATAAAGCAACAAAGGCGGGAAATGGACAGAGCAAGATATGCAGCTATGTCTCAAGAAGAAAAGAATGCAAGAAATCTGAAGCTGCGTGAAGCGCGTCAAAAAAATAAAG AATACCAGAATCCCATGGAAACAAATTGTTCTCGTGCTCCATTTGGTGATTTGACGAACCACACTAATGGAG GTGTTAAGGGCGCACCGAATTCACCGTCAGCAAACAATGATAGTAAGACTAGTAAGCAGGAAAGGGATAGAGCAAGATATGCAGTAATGTATCAAGAAGAGAAGAATGCAAGAAATTTGAGGCTGCGTGAAGCGCGTCGAAAAAATAAAGGTGCTAGATGTATTCCAAAATTGTGGTGTTACAAATACATTACCTGTAATAATGGGTGTAATCTGGATGGGTCAAGGTTTCAGGGTTCTTACAAATTTGTTGGacattttaatatttttctcatgTTTTTCAATTTTGGTTTTGGAGTATGTTTGCTTGTCATGATATGA